A window of the Hordeum vulgare subsp. vulgare chromosome 5H, MorexV3_pseudomolecules_assembly, whole genome shotgun sequence genome harbors these coding sequences:
- the LOC123396034 gene encoding coiled-coil domain-containing protein 8 homolog → MSSPRTLGTPAFPSSVSNGRSRHRPRNASSSPIDPATDGASPRARAAADPATGSASPRARAAADPATGSASPRARAAADPAIGDVARAAGHRSNHRWRGASRGPIDPATGDATRAAAQSIQPSVGRCEQRLGQSSHLRGGASNRRSNHRGAAQADLPAVHRS, encoded by the coding sequence ATGTCCTCCCCTCGAACCCTAGGCACCCCTGCCTTCCCCTCGAGCGTAAGCAATGGCCGATCCAGACACCGGCCGCGCAACGCGAGCAGCAGCCCGATCGATCCAGCCACCGATGGCGCGTCCCCTCGAGCGCGAGCAGCGGCCGATCCAGCCACCGGCAGCGCGTCCCCTCGAGCGCGAGCAGCGGCCGATCCAGCCACCGGCAGCGCGTCCCCTCGAGCGCGAGCAGCGGCTGATCCAGCCATCGGCGACGTAGCGCGAGCAGCGGGCCATCGATCCAACCACCGATGGCGCGGCGCGAGCAGGGGCCCGATCGATCCAGCCACCGGCGACGCGACGCGAGCAGCGGCCCAATCGATCCAGCCATCGGTAGGGAGGTGCGAGCAACGGCTCGGTCAATCCAGCCACTTGCGGGGCGGGGCGAGCAACAGACGGTCCAACCACCGAGGGGCGGCGCAAGCAGATCTTCCTGCTGTCCATCGCTCCTGA